The genomic interval CAGGTAGAGGTTCCCGTAGTAACCCAGCAACCTGCAGACCTCCCGCAGCATGGAGAAGACCTTCTCGTCCGTGAAGTACAGGAAGTGCTTCTTCTTCCGCACGGGCGTTtcgccagccccgccccccacgggATCGGCGGCGCCCCTCTCCTCGACGATGCGCACGTCGGACACGTCCAGCTCCAGCACCTGCATCAGGGCCCGGGACACGCGGTGGAGGTGAGACGCCGAATTcagcaccccctccacccccggcCCCAGGATTTTGAGGTAGCCCAGGAAGGCGCCGAGGACGGCCAGCTTGCGCCGGTCGTCCGATGTCCTCATAAGGCGCGGCAGGGACGTGGCCAGGGAGTGGAGGTTCTCCGACAGGACGTCGGCGAAGGCCTGTCCGCCGTGCTCCCGGCTCATCCACGCCACGTTCTCCAGCGCCGCACCGCACTTGTCCCTGACCACAGGGTCCTCGTCGTTCACCATGGTGACCAGGGCGTCCAGGAGGGGCCCGACGCACTCGCCCAGGGACCCGCGGCTGGTGGTCAGCAGGTGATCCGACAGGCTCACCACCTCCAGCCTCACCCTCCAGTGCTGGTGGGCGGAGATCCAGGAAATGATCCTCTTCAGGATTACCGCCAGCTTCCCCGAGGTCTCTTTGACCCAATCCGCCGTCCTCCGCACCACCagctgccccaccctgcccagcTCCGCTGACGGCTGCTCCGGGGCGCCTGGGTCGGTCAGCTGGTCGTCGGCCAAGACCAGGCCCACGGTCCCGTACCAGACCCTGACCGCCCTCGCGGTCACCTCGTGCCCCTGCCGCACGTCGCCCGCGACCACCCGCGACAGGGCGAGCGCGATCCCGGGCAGGAAGGAGGCGAAGGCGGCACCCAGGGCCCGCTCCTCCTCGGGGCCTACTGTCACGTGCTCCTCGGGGCAGTCGCACCGCTGCAGCAGGGCCTGCAGGCATTTGAGTGCGGCGGCCTGCACCTCCCTGGCCCTCTCTCGCTCCGCCAGCGCCAGGAGCAGGGACACGGCGGTCCCCAGGCCGGGCAGCATGGCGGGCTCGTACAGCCGCCACACCACGTCCCCGTAGGCCGCGTGCACGAGCGCGAGCAGGCCCCGCAGTGCCGCCGCCTTCAGCTCCTCCGAAGACTCGGCGGGCCGCCCCGGGTCGGCCGGCGAGCAGAGGCACAGGCACAGTTCGGAGAACAGCTCCCGCAGGACGTCCCAGCTGCGCACGCAGGTGCGGGAGAGCACGTAGGCCACGACCTCCACCGCCGCCTGCGCCAGGCTCTCCGTCTTCGGGGCGGGGGTCTTGAGGACAAAGCGCAGCGGGAACAGGACGtactcctgcagctgctgcagggcgCCGTCGCTCACCAGACGCAGCTGCTCGGCCAGCCGCCGGGCGTTAGCCGCAGTCTGCTCCCGCGTCAGCAGCACACACGCCGGCCGCAGGAACGCAAACGCCACTTTGGGCTCGTCGATCTGCTCCATCTCCGGCGTCCCAGATCTCAGAGATTGAACTGCAGGGAAAAGCAGTCACACGTTCATGACCACAGGCCTTCATTTTCAGTTAGTTGCAACAAGCTGATAACAAAATTCATAACAGCTCAGCTACTtaaaaacaagaacaataaaacaaagtggATGCTATTAATGCATCTAACTGTCTATACAGCCGAGATGGCAAACACAGGTAggtaattcatttcatttaatatagTGTCCTAGCCAAAGACTTTAGGTATATAGCTGCACTCAAACAACAGAAGCCAGCCAAATAGCTAACtaactgtacagtacattacagtagcCCACGTATGAATATTAATACGAGTTAAATTGTGTCTACGTCAACGTGATCCGAGAGTTtgtatgaatatttttatttgaaaattttcCTATTACATGCATTAAAATTTGGCAATAAATATCAGTTATTTACGAACGTTATAGCCTACCATTTCCGATGAACCAAGGTAAAGCATGCCGAAAAGCAGCAGAGAGTCGTAGTGCAGTAACTACGTCAGTTTTCCGCGACGCGTCGCGTGCTGATGAAGCGTCTCCTATACAGTTGCACGGACAAAAATAACCAGATGGATTTACTCGAGGAATATAACGTTATCTAAGGCTACAGTgcgttattatttttattttttttactgaacgtCTGTCTGGTGTCCATTCAAGTTACATTCATCAATGAGTCCATGAAGGCTTTGAACCTCCATCTCCAAGCGTAATGTAACTTAAGTTTACTGACTAACTTGCACGAAGTTACTAGCTAGCCTTTCATTGTGCTGCGGAACTTAATGCAGTTACATAAGCAGCTAGCGAATTAActctataaataaatgatttgttcttttaaaaatggattcGCACAGCTTTAAATAAGAGTAAAGTGCTTGATTGTTGGTGGGCGCGTGGTGTTTGTTTATGCTACCCCTTGAACTCCATGGTAAAGGTCACCGGCCAtcttgctgttgtgtttgtgctgctacTAGCCAGCAGTTGCATAAGCTACCGTAGGCTAATCTTGAACCGAATCGACTGGGCAACAGAGTTATGACAAAATTAATAGTCATAATTGATTATGACTGGTCGCAACGATTTACCGAAAATAAAAGTGTTGCGATTTAAGTAACCAGGGATCTTTTTTGCATAATGCGTCTGCATGCGTACAGCTAGCATgcgttagctagccagctaaatCATGCTGAGCAAAATACTTTAGGAGTTCGGCGCTGAGTAATCGGGATAGGTAAGCAGATTAGAGACGTATTTGCGCGACACCATCACCTTGCTAACTTTGTAATTAAGTTAAGCTGCCTTTTATCTAAAATTGTCCGTGGAAGTCGTGCAGTACTACACGGGTTAGCATTAGTGAAGGCCGGATGTCTCTGAAACATTATTTATCTGGTAAGCTAAGGTTATAGCTATATTTAGCCGGCTAGGTGACATATAACGGTAGCTAGCCATTTAGCTTCGCTGTGAAACTGAAGCGTGATCAGGAAGTTAACTTTCCATTCGGCGAGTAACATTAAACTTCTCGTGTTTCTTGACTTGCTAATGTTGACATAGTTGGAGCTTCTTGTGTACAGTTAACCGTTAGCTGTTAGTCAGCTTAAAGTTGATCGCTCAGTTATCTAATCTATCATTTCTTGTTGATTTGCTCTCATATATTGCCTTTTACCTCAACAGTTTTGGACTACAGAAGCGTGGACGCCTAGCGAGCGTTGCTGGCAAGTTATTACGTCAAAGCTGTGATCAAGGAATCTATTGCTGCATGGTTCCGCTGCCACCAGGATAGTGTGTTAGGAACGTGGAGAGAAAGTGGACAGTCTTCATTTCGTTAAATGCAAACATGTCATCGTTCTCTGAATCTGCCCTGGAGAAGAAGCTTTCAGAACTTAGCAACTCGCAGCAGAGCGTTCAGACTCTCTCGCTGTGGATTATTCACCACCGTAAACACGCATCGCtcattgtgcgtgtgtggcacAGAGAACTGAAAAAAGGTAAAGCTAAAATAGtgttaatttgaaataatgCTATTTTGACACTTGTGCTTAGTAGGTTTTTGTAGATAAATCATCCACAGACGTCAGTGGTTCAGTCTGTTCCATGCTGTTTGTTTGCAAactaatatcttttttttttttttttttttacattttacgaTGAACATTTCTATGTGGCTAACTTTAAGTTGACTCAGGTGTTGCTTACATCCCTTTCCAGCGAAAAGAAGCAGGAAATTGACGTTCCTGTATCTTGCAAATGACGTGATCCAAAACAGCAAGAAGAAAGGACCCGAGTTCACTCGAGACTTTGAGGGTGTCCTGGTGGACGCCTGCTCCCATGTTGCCAGGTAATACGCATAGCCGTGCTTTCTATTCTTCGTACTTGGCACATGTACCTTTGGTTGAATGAATGGTTGAAATTTATTTGACTACTCGGTTGGGATCAAAGACGATCTTGGGCGGTGAACTCAAACAACTCCTTTCTGCAGTTTTCCCCTCTTTCAACCAATAACAAATTTTGTCCTGGGGAGACAGTTACATGCACTCTTGACAATAAATTATGAGCCAAAAAACCAGTGGCTTTCCAGGGCTGAAGTTTCAGATTCCCAGGTCAAGcaagttatttttttgtcacaagGGCTGTGTACGAATCAGCATAATTACATTGTGTCCAAAGTGTGTACTGAAAAGTACCTCCGTACTATTCTAACCTTGCTATAAAATCTGTTTGGGACAAACAGAAATCATCCCTAGGACATTCAATCCCCCCCTGTTTGTGACTGGGATTGAGCCAGTTGGGCACCTACCGTGTTCCTATTAAATTCTTGAATAGGTGGTCATATGCAGTTTGTAAtcctttttcttctgtgtgttaTGTAATTTGCGCTGTAACTACAAGTTAAAATCATTTACAATGGCAACCTCTTTATGCAAATCCAGCTGCATTTTTGCATTCCAAGTTGTTGTGTATTTGGTGACTTTTAATGGCTGATTGATcctgtttaatttgtttctttaaaatatgcTTCTCCACATCAAGGGCCTTTAAACTCGAACTGTGCAATTTGTAATTTAGGCCAGAAGGCCTTGCAATGCTGCCATagctttcccttttttatttaatttaccgACTTTGGTATGACTGTCAAATTGAGCAAAGCCCATCTATAAGGCTGTTCTTGGCTTCTGATTTCTTTGCATGTCTGATTTGCTGTGCTTGACAATATAACGAATAATCAGCGCATGCATAGCTACAATCTTGTTTTATTCTGAAAGGACTAGTAGGCTATGTTATAGAGCAAAATGATTGCGTCTCGATTTACAATGGTGTGGAATATTTGTTAGGCTACTTAAATATTTCAAGACGACCaacaaacaaagaacaaaatttAAGCTTATAATGGTATACAACCAAATAACCAGGCGAATCATTCAAAGTAACACTACCCAGGTGCTTCTGAACAACTCAAAATTATCCAGTTACTTTAGAATATAGGCTATTACAACAATTGAGTTAACCAGTTTCTTTTAAGATAAATAGCAACCACACTGTTCTGGTACTTTGGACACAGGCAACCCAAACTATTCTAATGACTTTTTGAATGTATATATTTAGAAGAAATGTCCCAGTACTTCTCGCACCATTCATTTTAAAGACCAGTTACTTTAGGCCTACGTACATTCAGTTcttgcaataaaaaagaaaagcttgttTACTCTTCCCTGATTGGTTGAAACACGTGTGACGCTGTGACAGTAGTCCGGCCGTACAGATCCTGCACCTGTGCTGTGACAGCAGAATGTCTTAGAACACTTTCACAGTAGTGTTTGAAATTAGGAGGATGATCTTCGCATACTGCCCATCCTGTACTAAAATGTACACACTAAACAGTGAGTACATTTTACATACTTAACTTATTTGTGGAAATAAGAATTTCATCCAAGTATTTTTAAGTGTACTCAATTTTCAGAAATTTAGCATACTTACagcattctttaaaaaagtgtACTCAAATAACATGCTCAATagtatgcaaatgaaatggTTCGGACATGGACAAGCATAGCACCTGCCTTCGCAGTCACTTCGGTCTGAAATGTTGCGCTATCTGAATGCATGGGTGCGCTTTTTTTACTCACTGGGAGTAGTCATGTTTTCTCTCGCAGAGAGTCGGACGATGGCTCCAAGAAGCACATGGAAAGGCTGCTCAACATCTGGCAGGAGCGCAACCTCTATCGGAGCGACTTTATCCAGCAGCTGAAACTGGCCATAGAGGATTCCAACAGCCCCCGGCACAAACCCTCAGGTAAGCACGAAGAGGGGACAGATGGACAGGTGAAGGGGGACACTTGATCCCATACTGACAACACTCTGATGTCACACCTTCCTTAACTGTCTGAATTAAGTGATTAATGCCATTGCACTaatgattcatttcaaatttggtTGGCAGTGTAGAATAATATGTTGAAAACTGAGCTTGTAAGGCTTGACACTGCAAGTTACATGACAGgcttcagctgtataaatatatactatGTAAAAACTACTACGTTGTGTAAACCACTCTGGATTAGAGTATCTGCTTAATGTCATCCAGTACCCATGAGACAGGACTGTGTGTCAGTAGTCTATGACAAATCATTTCTCCTTTCTTGCATGAATGTTTACCATCATTTGTGCACAGTGACTCATGTTGTTCAGGTTTCAATTGCCAATGTGTTCAATTAGtgccacattttaaaatgaggaatTGATTAGTTAATTGTAATTTTGTAACAGGGACTTGATTGGCACCCCTAGGTTACAGAATGCAGATTAATGGTTTGAGTGGTTTGCACAATTTTGCAGTGCTCTTGGTGAGATGTTTTGTGGGTATGTTGTAGGGTGTGAATGCTGGATCTGTACGGTTGATGGTATGTTGTAGGGTGTGAATGTTGGGTGTGTACGGTTGGTGGTATGTTGTAGGGTGTGAATGTTGGGTGTGTACGGTTGGTGGTATGTTGTAGGGTGTGAATGTTGGGTGTGTACAGTTGGTGGTATGTTGTTTGTTGTAAGGTGTTAATGTTGGATCTGTAAGGTTGGTGGTGAGGTTGCACACTGCAGTGAGTGTGCAGTTTTGCACAGTAAAATTCTAGTTTGACTTTCTGACCCAGTCattgcttactgtgtgaactgtactTGAGCTTCATGAGTATGGATAGCTGATGCATCATGAGTATAGTACcgtatctgacctgtgttcagtagttgttccaatgactttcggaatgcacttactgtacatcactttggataaaagtgcctgCCCAATAAATGGTTTCAATTTTAAACTTATTCAGTTCAGTCCTGTTTCAGTTTTAAACTCATTCGCTCAATGCTTTGACGCTCCTGAATACGGCTTTAAAGGGTTTCAAAACCACAAAAGGATGCTAGGTTACtcttcatttctttgtttttcagaggAAAAGAAGGCCGTAAAGCGTTCGTACCAAAAGgtccaggagggagaggaagaggaggaggaggaagaggacgacgATTACAGGGGCCACTTTTCCCCGCGGGAGAGTGACAGCACGGGTCCACAGCTGGTGCGTTTGGCTCTGAACCTGATATATCACGCCCTAGGCTGCTAGGGCAGCACAACACATAGAATCACAGGTTTCTTTATGGGTAATCCCGACATGGGATGTGTAAGCaatcttttgcatttttttctttcatcacgTCTGATGTGGCAGTTAACAGCCAAACATGTGAAAtgcttttggggaaaaaaaaattcactgtcTATTGGGTGCTGAttagacagccaatcaggagcaagGCCTTGCTGCTTCCATGTGACTGGAAAAACGAGTCACATGATCACGTAGAAGCTGTacgaccttgctgctgattggctctcttATAAACGCCCAATAGATACCCTGTGATAATTGTTTTCCCTGAAGCATTTCACATTGCCTCTGACATTTAGTTTTTATTCTCCACATCAGGcatgattaaagaaaaataaaagactaAAAGTCGCCTATATGCCCCATAGTTATACTTATTAGGTTTACATTTGCAGGTGTGAATAGGCCCTAGTCTTCTGAAGTAACTCCATTAATGGacgaagtaaaaaaaaaaaaaaacccagctgaCATGCCTGCTTCCTTACGGGTTA from Anguilla rostrata isolate EN2019 chromosome 11, ASM1855537v3, whole genome shotgun sequence carries:
- the rprd1b gene encoding regulation of nuclear pre-mRNA domain-containing protein 1B isoform X1 codes for the protein MSSFSESALEKKLSELSNSQQSVQTLSLWIIHHRKHASLIVRVWHRELKKAKRSRKLTFLYLANDVIQNSKKKGPEFTRDFEGVLVDACSHVASHVFSRRESDDGSKKHMERLLNIWQERNLYRSDFIQQLKLAIEDSNSPRHKPSEEKKAVKRSYQKVQEGEEEEEEEEDDDYRGHFSPRESDSTGPQLTEELVKALQDLENAASGDAAVRQKIASLPQEVQDVSLLEKITDKEAAESLSKTVDEACLLLAEYNGRLAAELEDRRQLARMLTEYIHSQREALSEREKKLEEYKQKLARVTQVRKELKSHIQSLPDLSLLPNVTGGLAPLPSAGDLFSTD
- the rprd1b gene encoding regulation of nuclear pre-mRNA domain-containing protein 1B isoform X2, which translates into the protein MSSFSESALEKKLSELSNSQQSVQTLSLWIIHHRKHASLIVRVWHRELKKAKRSRKLTFLYLANDVIQNSKKKGPEFTRDFEGVLVDACSHVARESDDGSKKHMERLLNIWQERNLYRSDFIQQLKLAIEDSNSPRHKPSEEKKAVKRSYQKVQEGEEEEEEEEDDDYRGHFSPRESDSTGPQLTEELVKALQDLENAASGDAAVRQKIASLPQEVQDVSLLEKITDKEAAESLSKTVDEACLLLAEYNGRLAAELEDRRQLARMLTEYIHSQREALSEREKKLEEYKQKLARVTQVRKELKSHIQSLPDLSLLPNVTGGLAPLPSAGDLFSTD